The Nicotiana sylvestris chromosome 6, ASM39365v2, whole genome shotgun sequence genomic sequence CTTTGACTTTATAGAGAAAATGATCTTATTACAAGCATACAAAAACAATCTTTTTACTAAGATTCTTGCCTATTCTTTCCACCGTATCCAAGAACAACCTGAGTGTTCAAATGCTCATCAATCATTCATCATTGTTAGAAAATATATCCACAGATCTCACCTCTTTTCGGGTGACTCACACGTTTTTATTTAATTACTTAAATGCCATACATTGCCATTTATTATACTATTTACGTTTGAATGAAAAAGGTACGAAGTAGCTCGGTGTCGGCTCTGCTTGTTGGCGGAGGATGAAAAGATCTGCGCCTTTCTCCCCCTGTGATTATGGCTCGCCCGCCCAGTCTAGTACCAAAGCACCCCGGTTCAATACCCGGGAGTAGAAGAGAGAACTCCTCTTTCTCATAAGTAGTGTTATTGCTATCTTCAATCTTTTTGGACCATTGTTTATTATTGCTCACATTCATTACCATTCAGTCAAATATACATGTTATTGTCATAAAACCAATAACATAATCTTGAGGATATTATTATTGGCTTCTTTATTAAAATCTAATTGGTTGAACCAAGATCTatatttttggtcaaacaaaAATGAGGACGAATTCCTAATACATCAAATATTTGTTGCAGATAGTGATGTGGGTAGCGATTCCAGATCTACTGGAGAAGGGATCAATAACAACAGTGATGACAGTGTTGTTAATAATGTTTCTGTTTCAGTATCTGCCCAAAATCTATCACTCCGTTTGCCTATTGCGGCGGATGCAGGGCTTCTCCGGCTACATATTTGGCACTGTTTGGTGGGGAATTGCTCTCAACTTGATCGCCTATTTTGTCGCCTCTCACGTAAGTACATAGTACCTCTTTTATACCATAATCTTGGTATTATCTATCTCATATAGCTAGGAACATAACTATAGTATATAACATGGGCAGGCTGTGGGAGCATGTTGGTACTTGCTAGGAATCCAAAGGGCTGCGAAATGTTTGAAAGAACAGTGCGGAGTTACAAAGGGTTGTGGCGTCAGAATGTTGGCGTGCGAAGAGTCAATATATTATGGAACAAATAGTCTGGTGAAGCACAAAAGTCGAATCATATGGGGTGAGACCAAACTTGCTAGAACGACGTGCCTATCCTCTGAAGAAAGTTTTGATTATGGAGCTTATAAATGGACTGTTCAACTTGTTACTAATGAAAATCGTCTTGAGAAAATACTCTTTCCCATTTTCTGGGGTCTCATGACTCTCAGGTATACAATTAATTTCTACTTTTCCAGCCGCTTCATAGAAAATAATACTTATTATATATAACTAATGTTAACGTTTTTTTCATCTCTTGTTCCAATAAAtgctttttcaattttttgttttataaaatatggTAGTCAATAAACTTTTACATGGTGGATTCTTTAATTTTCTATCATTTGTATTTTCTGTCCTGAAAATTTGACTTTTCGGTATTAATATTTCCTTATAATACACATAGTTCAGTTACTATaatgtaacaaaaagtatttttctaaCTTTACTGTCACGGTATAATATAGTTGAAGTTAATCCAGTATATTGTGCCTATATGGACATTTTACAGTACTTTTGGCAACCTGGAGAGCACAACAGATTGGCTAGAATTAGTATTCATAATCATCGTTCTTACTAGTGGGCTAATTCTGGTCACCATGTTGATTGGTAACATCAAGGTAATATTAACTCTACTAAACACACAGGAAAATGCTATAAGGGtcttgtgtatatattgtttatgGTATATATATGTTGGTACATGAAATATGTGCAGGTTTTCTTGCATGCAACGACATCAAAGAAACAGGCAATGCAACTAAAGATGAGAAATGTAGAGTGGTGGATGAGGAGAAGAAGATTGCCACAGAATTACAAGCAGAGGATGAGAAATTATGAACGACAAAAATATGCAGCAACGCGTGGAGTTGATGAATGCGAGATGATACAAAACCTTCCTGAGGGTCTTAGAAGGGACATCAAATACCATCTTTGTTTGGACTTGGTCAGACAGGTAAACTTCTCAATGCTTTGATTCTTCTATAGGAAAATTCTATCAAATTAGAGCAGTAATGACGTATTCATCGGGGCAAAGCCTTAGGTTAGATACTATATATAAGCATTGGATTTTAGGTATTTAGTTTAAGTTTCATAGTACAAGCCATATTTACACTAGTAAAAACCTGCTTTAAATAAGTTTACACTCATCACGAGTAAGTAACTTAAAAAGATGACCTGCAACCGAGGTTAGAAATAAAAGTTTTGCATCATATAAACACAGAAAACTTGAAAATTTTATAGACGTATAGTACTGCTGACATTGCACTTGCAAGAATTTGATGGGTGAGTGGTGTATTTTTAGTTCAAAAGGACCGTATGAGTCAATGGACATATGGCCCTAACTCGTCCACATTTACTAACTTTTCTGCACATATTTCAGGTTCCTCTATTTCAACACATGGATAATTTGGTCCTGGAGAACATATGTGATCGCGTGAAGTCCCTGATTTTTACAAAAGGAGAAACAGTAAGTCCAAATGTCATAGTGTAAAATTTAAACATTTGTATTAAGCAATACACTATAAAGAACGGGACTAGGAGTTGAAATCTGTCTCATACCCACTACCTCTTGTGCATTACTCTATATAATATCTCCATAATCCCCCGTCTAAGATTTATCTGCTTTTTTTATAGATAACTAGAGAGGGCGATCCAGTTCAGAGAATGTTATTCATAGTGAGAGGCCATCTCCAAAGTAGTCAAGTACTTCGAGACGGTGTAAAAAGTTGCTGCATGTTAGGTCCCGGAAACTTCAGCGGCGACGAACTTCTTTCGTGGTGCCTCCGACGACCCTTCGTGGAGCGACTGCCGCCGTCCTCATCGTCATTAGTGACTCTTGAAACCACTGAAGCCTTTGGCCTTGAAGCTGACGATGTCAAGTATGTAACACAACATTTCCGGTACACATTTGTGGACGAAAAAGTCAAGAGAAGTGCCAGATACTATTCTCCAGGATGGAGAACTTGGGCAGCAGTTGCTATTCAATTGGCTTGGAGGAGATATAAACACAGGTTGACACTCACCTCGTTATCGTTTATTAGACCAAGAAGACCATTATCTCGATGTTCTTCGTTAACGGAGGACAGACTCAGGCTTTATACGGCTTTGCTTACTTCGCCAAAGCCTAATCAGGATGATTTTGATTtttaaaaacaacaaaatattTACTTGTGGAACATATGTGTGGTACTATAGTTTCAATGTTCTTGTTACATCCCCCTCCCACTTAACTTCCTTCAATTGTCCCAACCTTACACTCTCAAAAGTTCCTAAGCAGCTAAAATTAATGAGGATTTACTCACCTCATGAAGTTATAACAAACCCAGCAATTTCCCACCAGTGGGTTTGAGGAGGGTAACATCTATGCAGctttacccctaccctggaaggATAGAGAGATCATGAAGTTATAATTTACTTGTTATATTTTCTTCTCGAAAAAATCAAAGAACCACTAAGGCAACACTCCAGCTGTGAGCTGCAGTTCCATTTTATGCTCCCCATAAGAATAATGCTTCCAGAAAAAGGAATACAAAATGTCTACAAGAAAATAGCCAAAAGATTACATTCCTTATATCATGCTTTTAACCACAAAGAAGAACTCAAAATCTCCAGCCATTATTCTACTTTTACATGAAGAACTGCATTGCCCTTCTCCAACATCCTTCCAAAGAAACGCAAGTATATATAAAAGGTGTGGATCTGATTTTACATTACTATTCTCGCAAAAGATGAACTTACATAAAAACTCTTTACTGCTTTACACTGAATCGACTACCTCAACCTGTTGCCGGGCAAGATACCTCTCCCTCCGCTCCTTCTGTAAGCATAGTGAGCAAAAACACATGGTTAGAGAAATGAAGTAGGCCAGGAATTAGAATGATTCATGTCTTTACACAAACAGCAGATATGCTTACCCATTCATCTACTATTAAACCTTCTCCCACAACTTTCGGACCTGTGTCAACTGGAGGTTTCTTGTCAGCTTCTGCTGCAGCCTCAGCTTGAGCCAACTGACGTTTTAGTTTATCCAGTGCCTTCAATCATTCAAATTACTTTGGTTGGAGATTGGACATTTGCACAATGTAGTACAACAACAAAATATAATATGTCTAACTCTTACTGGAGAAGGGCGTTCAGGGTCCAAAAACACCACCCTTAGAGTAcgctcaacagtgacttgatccTTTTGTTCATCGAACTGCATAAAACAACCAATGAGGGTTACACCACTAAGCTCATTTTGCTCATCAAACTGCATAAAACACCAATGAAAGTTACACCACTAAAGCTACAGTAGTACTGTGATACAGAGCAGGTATTTGATATACCGGCAACCAAAAGCACACACCCCCACATATTGTTTTTGGTACAGAACAGATATTAGATATAACGGCAACCAAAGCACAGATCCTCACCTATGTTTTACCTCTTACACTGTAAAGTTTCTCCCAGGAATAGCACCCAGGTCAAATGTAAGTGTCATACGGTTGCATCAAGACTACTATCCTAGGAGTATTGCGTGATGATAAATGGAAAAAAATATCGTAGATATGCAGAATGATATATGGCTGAACAAATTGGAAAGAGATGGATTATGTATGAAATTATTATCCTTCTCATTTTTAGGAAATTGAAGAGGTGGAAATTTTACATCATGGAGTTGCATGCAAAAGCAACTATACATCATTAAGTTTTACTTTCTAATCTCAACAATCAGCACTTTGTTCATCACAAAAGCCAGTGTTAAGATTTTAGCTGATTAAACTTTTGAGATTagccaaaaaaaaagagattacAAAGAAATTTATCATAAAGAGATACTTCACATCAATCATATCTGTCAGAGGTTTGTCATCGTAGACATAGTCAATAATCGTTATTCTGGGGCGAAGAACAACATGAGAATGTAGAGAGCAGAGAGGTAAATGTCCTGATTTAGATTAAGATTATAAACAAATCTCTATGAGATTTCATCAATGCATTTTCTTTTCTGGAAATGAGTCGATACAGACATAGCACCCTTTCAGCCGACACCGACAGAAAAGAACCTCTGCAGCAGTCAACATTTTTCTAGAACCCCAACCAAGTGGAGCAACTCCTACATAAGCGaagggagaagaagaagcaatcaCGCCATGCTAATTTAGCCAGCACCACTTATATCAGATTTAGATCCTCTGGGAAACGGATTTGTCTCGGATCAAAAGGGCATCAAATCCAGAGCTTGTACCCTCATTTAACAAATTACTAATATGTTTAATTGTAGATGGAAAGAAACGATGATCTAATAAGATGTCAAT encodes the following:
- the LOC104217253 gene encoding cyclic nucleotide-gated ion channel 4-like isoform X1, encoding MASHIELALSHNYSDSNDDDEEEEQDIDEEIEEEGKEENNSNDYNNIYGVCSGRGRTGLADFFSGKIIDPRAAWVQEWNRIFLLVCATGLFVDPLFFYALSISENCICLFIDGWFAVSVTALRCMTDAFHLCNMWLQFRMNKLRPNDKSPRRSVALRYLKAKKGFFFDLFVILPLPQIVMWVAIPDLLEKGSITTVMTVLLIMFLFQYLPKIYHSVCLLRRMQGFSGYIFGTVWWGIALNLIAYFVASHAVGACWYLLGIQRAAKCLKEQCGVTKGCGVRMLACEESIYYGTNSLVKHKSRIIWGETKLARTTCLSSEESFDYGAYKWTVQLVTNENRLEKILFPIFWGLMTLSTFGNLESTTDWLELVFIIIVLTSGLILVTMLIGNIKVFLHATTSKKQAMQLKMRNVEWWMRRRRLPQNYKQRMRNYERQKYAATRGVDECEMIQNLPEGLRRDIKYHLCLDLVRQVPLFQHMDNLVLENICDRVKSLIFTKGETITREGDPVQRMLFIVRGHLQSSQVLRDGVKSCCMLGPGNFSGDELLSWCLRRPFVERLPPSSSSLVTLETTEAFGLEADDVKYVTQHFRYTFVDEKVKRSARYYSPGWRTWAAVAIQLAWRRYKHRLTLTSLSFIRPRRPLSRCSSLTEDRLRLYTALLTSPKPNQDDFDF
- the LOC104217253 gene encoding cyclic nucleotide-gated ion channel 4-like isoform X2 produces the protein MASHIELALSHNYSDSNDDDEEEEQDIDEEIEEEGKEENNSNDYNNIYGVCSGRGRTGLADFFSGKIIDPRAAWVQEWNRIFLLFRMNKLRPNDKSPRRSVALRYLKAKKGFFFDLFVILPLPQIVMWVAIPDLLEKGSITTVMTVLLIMFLFQYLPKIYHSVCLLRRMQGFSGYIFGTVWWGIALNLIAYFVASHAVGACWYLLGIQRAAKCLKEQCGVTKGCGVRMLACEESIYYGTNSLVKHKSRIIWGETKLARTTCLSSEESFDYGAYKWTVQLVTNENRLEKILFPIFWGLMTLSTFGNLESTTDWLELVFIIIVLTSGLILVTMLIGNIKVFLHATTSKKQAMQLKMRNVEWWMRRRRLPQNYKQRMRNYERQKYAATRGVDECEMIQNLPEGLRRDIKYHLCLDLVRQVPLFQHMDNLVLENICDRVKSLIFTKGETITREGDPVQRMLFIVRGHLQSSQVLRDGVKSCCMLGPGNFSGDELLSWCLRRPFVERLPPSSSSLVTLETTEAFGLEADDVKYVTQHFRYTFVDEKVKRSARYYSPGWRTWAAVAIQLAWRRYKHRLTLTSLSFIRPRRPLSRCSSLTEDRLRLYTALLTSPKPNQDDFDF